The Raphanus sativus cultivar WK10039 chromosome 6, ASM80110v3, whole genome shotgun sequence sequence tacaaaattgaggttactattttttcaaatgtttcttctttaatatataggggatatgaCACCACACACTcctatatatttatactaaagatagttaaaaaatattataatacttTATAATCCTTATTCATTTTGTCTCTAGACACTATCTTTATccgatatatatatgtacacacacatatatatatatacaaaaatgtgTCAGTTTATTTCGAGAGgctattatattttaatctcATGGAAATTAAATAGTAGCATAGAAAAGtatgaaaattgtttagaaCAACAATTTAGGGTATTATAATTAGAACATTTTATTTGCAAATCATATTAGGACAACTACAGAGACGCATGTTGTTAGACTGAGGAGAGCACTTGCAGGAGATTGGGCTAAGCCTTACATATGGATACCAAGTACTTAACAAGTCATTTACACATTGTTGTCCTCCATCATTTGGGCATGAACCACTGAACACTTGTTGTTTTGATGGGCACCACGGCCTTATCTGCCCAGCCGTCACACTTAGTTCTTCACCTATAATTCATCAATATAAAAACTGAATTATACAAAGTTGATTTGGGTTATCTTGGAATTGAGCAAAATTAATGGTTATCTCAATATGATGATAAGACCTTGAGAAAAGTGGCTTGGGAGTAGACATGATAAGATGCAACAAGCCAAGAAAATTCCAGCCAACctcatat is a genomic window containing:
- the LOC108811084 gene encoding defensin-like protein 245, with protein sequence MRLAGIFLACCILSCLLPSHFSQGEELSVTAGQIRPWCPSKQQVFSGSCPNDGGQQCVNDLLSTWYPYVRLSPISCKCSPQSNNMRLCSCPNMICK